The Iamia sp. SCSIO 61187 genomic sequence TGCTCGAGCGCCGGCGACCCCGGCGCCATCGCCGTGGGCGACGCCGTCCGCGTCGGCTGGGAGGCGCTCCCGGACGGGCGCCACCTCCCCACCGCCGAGGTCACCGGCCGGTAGGCGCCTGCCCCCGGCGTCGCCGTCTTCGGCGCCCGTCGGCGCGCTCCGGCGGCCGAGCCGGGCACGGACTGAGGATCGGAGGCGTCCAGGTGGCACACTGGTGCGCTGCGTCGCGGGCCTCCAGCCGCTCCGACGCGCCGCTCTCCCTCCGCTCGACCCCAGGAGCCCGTACGTGACCTTCAAGGTCGGTGACCGCGTCGTCTACCCGCACCACGGTGCGGCGGTGATCAAGAAGAAGGAGAAGATCGAGGCCTTCGGCGAGAAGCGGGAGTACCTCGTCCTCCACATGGTCCACGGCGAGCTGACCCTGCGGGTCCCGGTCGACAAGGCCGAGGAGGTGGGCATGCGCCCGCCCATCAGCAAGTCCGACGTCGAGGACCTGTTCCGCCTCATCGGCAAGCGCGACGTGCGGGAGCCGGCCAACTGGAGCCGGCGGTTCAAGAACCACCAGGAGAAGATGAAGTCCGGCGACGTCTACCAGGTCGCCGAGGTGGTCCGGAACCTGGCCCTGCGCGAGGCCGGCAAGGGCCTCTCGACGGCCGAGAAGTCGATGCTCGAGCGGGCCCGGGGCATCCTCGTGTCCGAGCTCAGCTTCGCCCTCGACGTCACCGAGGAGCAGGCCCTCGACAAGCTCAACGAGGGTCTCCAGTAGGTCGCAGGCACTCGTTCGGCTACGCCGGGCCGGGGGTCACTCGGCGCGGGTGAGGGAGCGCTGGCGGCGGCTGAGCTGGGCCAGCTCCTCGGCCGAGCGCATGGCGGTCCGCACGCTCTCCTCGAGGGCCTCGCGGCTGGCGTGCATCTGCTCGGCGATGGCCTCCCGCCGGGTCGCGGCCTCGAGCTCGTCGCCGTCGCTGTCGGCGTCGCCGTCGGCCCGTTCGGCACCGACGGCCGAGCGGGTGTGGGACGACAGGGCGGCGGTGGCCTTGCCCCAGTGGGCCTTGAACATGCCCACGTCGAAGGTGCCCTCGCGGACCCGGGCCTGGTCGAGCACGCGGGCGGGTGGCACCTTCAGGTCACGGACGATGCGGAACCAGGAGAGGAACTTCAGCAGGTAGTAGGTGGGGTCGTACTCCCACCAGAAGAAGCCGTTGCGGGCCGAGGCTTGGTAGTAGTGGTGGTTGTTGTGCCAGCCCTCGCCGCCGGTCCAGGCGGCGATGAGGGCCGAGTTCCGGCTGGTGTCGGTGGTGGCGTAGCGGCGGCGGCCCATGACGTGGGCCAGCGAGTTCACCGTGAAGGTGCCGTGCCACAGCAGGACGGTCGACCAGAAGAAGCCGACGACCACGCCGGGCCAGCCGGCGATGAAGTACGAGGCCACACCGAGGGTCCACGGCGGGATCCAGTCGTGCTTGGTGAGGAAGCGGAGCTCGGGGTACTTGTTGAAGTCCTTGATCGAGTCCGGGTCCCAGCCCTTGTGCTTGTCGCACAGGATCCAGCCCATGTGGCTCCACCAGAACCCCTTGAGCGGGGAGTGCACGTCGCGCTCGGTGTCGCTGAACCGGTGGTGGTCGCGGTGGTGGCTGGCCCACCACAGGGCGCCCTTCTGGGCGGCGGTGCCACCCCCGAAGGCGAGGATGAACTGGAAGGCCCGGCTCGTCTTGTAGGACCGGTGCGAGAAGTAGCGGTGGTAGCCGGCGGTGATGAACCACATGCGCCCGAAGTAGAGGACGGCGCAGAGGGCCAGCGCCTTCCACGTCACGCCGGTCACGATGGCCAGCAGGCACAGGCCGTGGATCATGAACATCGGGATCGAGGCGGGCCAGTTGACCCGCTCGTCGGGCTCGCGCTCCAAGGCGTGGGCGGTGCTCACGTCGGTGTCCTCACGGGGGGCTTCGGGTCGGCGGCGTTCGCTGACGGCCCCCGGGACTGACCGGTTCCCCGGGACCGCAAACCAGCCTACCGACCGGTAGGTAGTCCATCCAGCGGGAGCGTCGTGCCGTGGGGCACACGGATCTCGGGGGCGGCGGATCGGGATTCTCCCGGGCCTGGTCCGGGTCGTGGGGTGTCGGGTCGGGGTGGGGGGTCGGTGAGGGGGTCGACGATGGTGGTGGGGTCGCCGTCGGGGGTGGGGTCGCCGTCGGGGGTGGGGTCGAGGGGTCCGTGGTCGGGCCGGGGGTGGGTGCGGTCGAGGGCGTAGGTGCCGCGGGCGATGCGGGAGACCCGGTGGTGGTCGTGCTCGTGGCCGAGGGCGTCGGCGAGGGCCTTGACGGGGTGGGGGTGGGCGATGACGTAGCCGTAGCGGTGGAGCCAGGCGTGGATCTCGGGGAGGCGGAGGGGGCCGTGGCGGGCGAGGATCTGGAGGCAGGCCTGGCGCAGGATCGCCCCGGCGATGGGCTCGGCCCGTTCGGCGGCCGGGGGGATGAGGGGGTGGCGGTGGTCGGGTGGGCGGCGGCCCCGGGGCCAGGGGGTGCGGGGGTAGAGGGTGTCGCGGAGCAGGGCGAGCTGGCCGAGGAGGTCGAGGCGGCGTTCGGCCGTGGCGCGCATGGTCTCGTCGAGGTCGTGGAGCTCGTGGAGCATCTGCTCGCGCTCGACGTGGCGGGCGAGGCGGTCGGCCGGGGTGAGGCCGGCGATCTGGCGGAGCCAGAACGTGGCCGAGCTGCCCAGGGTCGGAGGGCGG encodes the following:
- a CDS encoding CarD family transcriptional regulator, with amino-acid sequence MTFKVGDRVVYPHHGAAVIKKKEKIEAFGEKREYLVLHMVHGELTLRVPVDKAEEVGMRPPISKSDVEDLFRLIGKRDVREPANWSRRFKNHQEKMKSGDVYQVAEVVRNLALREAGKGLSTAEKSMLERARGILVSELSFALDVTEEQALDKLNEGLQ
- a CDS encoding acyl-CoA desaturase; translated protein: MSTAHALEREPDERVNWPASIPMFMIHGLCLLAIVTGVTWKALALCAVLYFGRMWFITAGYHRYFSHRSYKTSRAFQFILAFGGGTAAQKGALWWASHHRDHHRFSDTERDVHSPLKGFWWSHMGWILCDKHKGWDPDSIKDFNKYPELRFLTKHDWIPPWTLGVASYFIAGWPGVVVGFFWSTVLLWHGTFTVNSLAHVMGRRRYATTDTSRNSALIAAWTGGEGWHNNHHYYQASARNGFFWWEYDPTYYLLKFLSWFRIVRDLKVPPARVLDQARVREGTFDVGMFKAHWGKATAALSSHTRSAVGAERADGDADSDGDELEAATRREAIAEQMHASREALEESVRTAMRSAEELAQLSRRQRSLTRAE